The following DNA comes from Bacteroidota bacterium.
ATCAGTTGTACCGGTGCGAATTTAGAAGAAGATTTAATGAATATGGTTGCCCATTCGCATTATAAAAGGGTTCCAAATTACAGGGATTTAACCCCTGAACAAGAGTGGGAATTGCTTGAAGAAGGATTGAATCGGGTTACCGATACCTGCATCCCCGAAGAAGAAGCTTTCCGTAGATTACAAGCTCACATTTTCAAAATTTGGAAAGATGCCGAGGATAAAGGAGAACGCTATTTCCCACATGAATTCATGTACAAGATGTTGCTTTCTGGAGTACTCGAACAATATTATGAAATTGATCCGCAAAACAGTTGGATGTTAGCTGCTGCCAAAAAGAATTTACCCATCATTGTTCCCGGATGGGAAGACTCGACCATGGGCAATATTTTTGCTTCTTATTGCATCAAAGGTGAATTGAAACCTTCAACCATGAAATCAGGGATTGAATACATGACTTTTCTGGCAGAATGGTACACCAAAAATTCAGGAACAGAAGGCATTGGATTTTTTCAAATAGGAGGAGGCATCGCAGGTGATTTCCCTATATGCGTAGTTCCGATGCTTTATCAGGATTTGGAAAGAACAGATACTCCATTCTGGAGTTATTTTTGCCAAATCAGCGATTCGACTACAAGTTACGGTTCATACTCAGGAGCGGTTCCCAACGAAAAAATTACGTGGGGCAAACTGGGTATCGATACGCCTAAATATATTATTGAATCTGATGCTACCATTGTTGCACCATTGATTTTTGCCTATTTGCTAGGGTGGTAGTATTATTTTAATTGATTGAAAATGGAATCAAAGAACAAACCCAAAGTTATCAAGGATTATGAAAAACTGAGTGAGGAAATGCAAGAACAGATCAAATTGGCATATCCTACCGGTTTTAGCGAACATTTGATAGGTTTTTACGATAAAAATGGATTAAGGGTTAGTGCATTACCTTTCGAAACAGAAGACCGGATGTACTTGGTTCGGATGACAATTGTCAAAGCAAAAAAAATTGTGGATGACGATGATGATTTCGATGATTTTGGTGTATTGAAAGATAATGTAAAAGAAGACTACGAAGAAAAATACGCAGAAGAGGATGAACCCTCTGATGATTATGATGACTAATTCTTTTAACTGAAATCTTTCTTATAATTATTGGATTAGACGATTATTAGCTTGCCTGACTCAATGTTAAATTGACATTATTTTTTTGACAAGTCTTCACTTTTTGCCTCGATTTGAGTATAAAAACTGAATATTTTAAGATAGAATTAAATTTTGGCCTATTAAGGTGTTAAGCTGCTGCCAAGTATAATCCCGATCATTTTTTTATTCTTAAGAACCGACGTTTGCCGGAACATATTCATTGAATAGGTATTAATCTGTAAACAGCTTTAATTATGAAGTATGCAGATTTGAAGAAGATAACTCGTGGTTTAAGGAATAACCAAACCAAAGAGGAAATAATTCTTTGGCAATTTCTTCGAAAGCGCCAAGTTGACGTACGGAAATTCTTAAGACAACACCCAATAATTTACGAATCGAATCGAAAAGAACTATTCTTTTTTGTGGCTGATTTTTATTGTGCAGAAGAAAAACTGGTGATTGAGTTGGATGGGAAAATCCATGATTATCAAAAAGAATATGATAAATGGAGGGATGAAATCATTCAATCCAAAGGAATTCAAATGCTTCACTTTAAAAATGAGGAATTGAAAAATGTGAATGAGGTGCCTACTAAAATTGTAAGTTGCTTCAATTCTTCTGACCCACCCCAACCACTCCCTCACGTGGGAGGGGCTTAAAATTATTTTAACCAACTAACTTTTTTTTGTAAACCTATTTTAGGACAAGACAAACTCCCCTCCCTAATTTATTTTAGGGAGGGGTTGGGGGAGGGTCTGAAAAGTAAACCTAATTATCAAAAAAACATTTAATTTTTTCGGTATAAAAAATGTACCCTGAGCGCAGTCGAAGGGTAAATTTTCAAATTATCTATCCACTAACTTCATTCCCGAATCATTTTTCCGGTTACCCTGAACCAGTTTTGAGATTTGATTAATGCTTTCCAATTCATCAGGTGATAATTCGATTTTTAAAGACTCAAGATTTTCTTTGACGTAAGTTCTTCGTTTAGTACCGGGGATCGGAAAAATATCATTTCCCTGCGATCGGATCCATGCCAATGCAATCTGGCTTGTTTTGCAGTTTTTGGCTGTGGCGATTTTTTCTAATGCTTCAACGATTTTTAAATTAGATTCAAAATTGTCACCCTGAAATAATGGAATGTCTTTTCGGTAATCTTTTTCGCCACTGATTTGTTCTACACTCTT
Coding sequences within:
- a CDS encoding endonuclease domain-containing protein is translated as MKYADLKKITRGLRNNQTKEEIILWQFLRKRQVDVRKFLRQHPIIYESNRKELFFFVADFYCAEEKLVIELDGKIHDYQKEYDKWRDEIIQSKGIQMLHFKNEELKNVNEVPTKIVSCFNSSDPPQPLPHVGGA
- a CDS encoding deoxyhypusine synthase family protein; protein product: MKNRGPISEFMLEHYKHFNAASLVDAAKGYEKHLTEGKKMMITLAGAMSTAELGKSLAEIIRQDKVQIISCTGANLEEDLMNMVAHSHYKRVPNYRDLTPEQEWELLEEGLNRVTDTCIPEEEAFRRLQAHIFKIWKDAEDKGERYFPHEFMYKMLLSGVLEQYYEIDPQNSWMLAAAKKNLPIIVPGWEDSTMGNIFASYCIKGELKPSTMKSGIEYMTFLAEWYTKNSGTEGIGFFQIGGGIAGDFPICVVPMLYQDLERTDTPFWSYFCQISDSTTSYGSYSGAVPNEKITWGKLGIDTPKYIIESDATIVAPLIFAYLLGW